The Cystobacter ferrugineus genome includes a window with the following:
- a CDS encoding Ig-like domain-containing protein encodes MKTLRLIAGCLVLGMMGCGGDADSVAPVDVRVVEGVTPGERVSGSRILRATAEDNSGTVARVEFSVAGSPVCVDDIARRSGATFSCTWDSSTTPPGDHQLTVKAQDAAGNSALSAPVSITVLAANRAPSLGPVTTTHQTLDEGSTASLAVTATDPDGDTLTYTWTQSPFAPLGTFAEGSNATPSWTAPFISRDTAFLLKVTVSDGRGGSTQGTVSVTVVNVPALNQAPSVDLDINVDPEGIVAGETVPLFISARDPDGDPLTYSWTTEPPGAGVFTSPEQASAEWRSGELKEPATYKLKVTVSDGTSSESRSVDVQVGVPSYAQDIEPLWSAKCSSCHNENSPEGLNLQVGKSHASLMASGGGACAGPRVSPGHPEESLLVRRISGEECGIRMPMGDSDYFDLNQGEFTRIRSWILAGALDN; translated from the coding sequence ATGAAAACGCTTCGGCTCATCGCGGGATGTCTTGTCTTGGGGATGATGGGGTGCGGCGGGGACGCGGACTCCGTCGCGCCGGTGGATGTGCGGGTGGTGGAGGGCGTGACGCCTGGCGAGCGCGTCTCGGGCTCGCGGATCCTCCGGGCTACCGCCGAGGACAACTCGGGCACGGTGGCTCGGGTGGAGTTCTCCGTCGCGGGCTCGCCGGTGTGCGTGGACGACATCGCGCGGCGCTCCGGTGCGACCTTCTCGTGCACCTGGGACTCGTCCACCACCCCTCCGGGAGACCACCAGCTCACCGTGAAGGCCCAGGACGCCGCGGGCAACAGCGCCCTCTCCGCGCCCGTCTCCATCACCGTCCTGGCGGCCAACCGCGCTCCCTCGCTCGGTCCGGTGACCACGACGCACCAAACCCTCGACGAGGGCTCCACCGCGAGCCTCGCGGTGACCGCCACGGATCCCGATGGCGACACGCTCACCTATACCTGGACCCAGAGCCCGTTCGCGCCCCTGGGGACGTTCGCCGAGGGCAGCAATGCCACCCCCTCGTGGACCGCGCCGTTCATCTCCCGCGACACGGCCTTCCTCCTGAAGGTGACGGTCTCGGACGGCAGGGGCGGATCGACCCAGGGCACGGTGTCGGTCACCGTGGTGAACGTCCCCGCCCTCAACCAGGCGCCCAGCGTGGACTTGGACATCAACGTGGATCCCGAGGGGATCGTCGCGGGCGAGACCGTCCCCCTCTTCATCTCCGCGAGGGATCCGGATGGAGATCCGCTCACCTATTCCTGGACGACGGAGCCCCCCGGAGCAGGGGTCTTCACCTCCCCGGAGCAGGCCTCCGCCGAGTGGCGGTCGGGAGAGCTCAAGGAGCCCGCCACCTATAAGCTGAAGGTCACCGTGTCCGATGGCACCAGCTCGGAGAGCCGCTCGGTGGATGTGCAGGTGGGCGTTCCCTCCTATGCCCAGGACATCGAGCCCCTGTGGAGCGCGAAGTGCTCGAGCTGCCACAATGAGAACAGCCCCGAGGGATTGAACCTGCAGGTAGGCAAGTCCCACGCCTCGCTGATGGCGTCGGGCGGGGGGGCATGTGCAGGCCCCCGGGTCTCGCCCGGCCACCCCGAGGAGTCCCTGCTGGTGAGGCGCATCAGCGGTGAGGAGTGCGGCATCCGGATGCCCATGGGCGATTCCGACTACTTCGACCTCAACCAGGGAGAGTTCACCCGGATCCGCTCGTGGATCCTCGCGGGTGCGCTCGACAACTAA
- a CDS encoding GH92 family glycosyl hydrolase, with translation MLVRTLLFSLAVVSTIGCGPPSSPGADAGTDTDAGTDTDAGTDGGSPSAPQDFYSSFENTDPQPTWSSTVETDASGQKKSSGITGEPETRIRGNIMGLVTEVAANSENAPNETADRILDGEVTSKWLTFTSTGWVQFKLEQPIAVKRYAISSANDAAERDPAAWTLEGSQDGTSWTALDQRSNQSFDARFETKTYEFSNTTAYPYYRLNVTANHSGNILQIAELQLSNGDDTPPPVTDMKSEVGKGPGGSWNAKLGAGFTGTRALRFAGAVTASGRGYSYNKLFDVDVRVTPTTELSYLLFVDSATNNPNYPSTYAALDLAFDDGTYLSELNAVDQHNAVLSPAGQGASRTLYPNEWNYKVSRIGDVAAGKTIKRILIGYDQPNGPVAGFGGWIDDVRITATPVHTTPTHLSDYVTTLRGTHSSGSYSRGNNFPATAIPHGFNFWTPVTDAKSSSWLYTYHRGNNADNRPALQALALSHQPSPWMGDRQSFQVMPSAAKGTPTADRANRALAFQHENEIARPYYYGVKFDNGVQAELTPTDHAALFRFTFPGDDASLIFDNVNNNGGLTLDPSASTITGYSDARSGLSEGASRIFVYATFDRPVTTSGMLSGGGGANVTGYFRFTVPADDRTVTMRIATSLISVEQAKKNLALEIAEGERFDDVKARAQKLWDQKLGIIEVQGASEDQLTTVYSNLYRLFLYPNSGFENTGTATEPVYAHASPVAAASGTNTPTQTGAKIVSGKIYVNNGFWDTYRVTWPAYALFTPTTAGELIDGFAQQYREGGWIARWSSPGYADLMTGTSSDVSFADAYVKGVRNFDAEAIYDAALRNATVRPDSNGVGRKGLESSIFLGYTPASTGYGLSWAMAGYLNDFGIANMARALATDTNHPRHQEFAENAEYFLDRAQQYVNLFDPAIQFFQGRTASGAFAKTPANYDPRVWGHDYTETNGWNMAFDAPYDGLGLAALYGGKAGLATKLDQFFATPETASFGGSYGGVIHEMVEARDVRMGQLGLSNQPSFHIPYMYIHAGQPAKTQEKVRDALARLFVGSNIGQGYLGDEDNGAMSAWHLFSALGFYPLGVGSENYVIGSPLFTKAIVHLENGRVITINAPNNGPKNVYVQALRVNGQAYTKTYLTHEQLTAGATLDFDMGPSPSAWGTGAEDAPPSITTDGNAPSPMRDTAKGGVATSSDGTDVNKLFDDTSATTVSFTAADPVLNYQFASGGRQVTFYTLTSGTGTVDPTGWTLSGSNDGVNFTTLDQRSAQTFRWRTQTRAFRVTTPGNYAYYRLALTGAAGMSLAEVELLARP, from the coding sequence ATGCTCGTTCGCACTCTCTTATTCTCCCTCGCGGTTGTCTCGACCATTGGTTGCGGCCCCCCTTCCAGCCCCGGAGCCGACGCGGGCACCGACACCGACGCGGGCACCGACACCGACGCGGGCACCGATGGCGGGTCCCCCAGCGCTCCGCAGGACTTCTACTCGTCATTCGAGAACACGGATCCCCAGCCCACCTGGAGCTCCACGGTCGAAACCGACGCGAGCGGGCAGAAGAAGTCCTCCGGGATCACCGGGGAGCCGGAAACGCGGATCCGCGGCAACATCATGGGTCTGGTGACCGAGGTGGCCGCCAACAGCGAGAACGCTCCCAACGAGACCGCGGACCGCATCCTCGACGGGGAGGTGACCTCGAAGTGGTTGACGTTCACGAGCACGGGCTGGGTGCAGTTCAAGCTCGAGCAGCCCATCGCCGTGAAGCGCTATGCCATCTCCTCCGCCAACGACGCGGCGGAGAGAGACCCCGCCGCCTGGACGCTCGAGGGCTCGCAGGATGGAACGAGCTGGACCGCGCTCGACCAACGCAGCAACCAATCGTTCGACGCCCGCTTCGAGACCAAAACCTACGAGTTCTCCAACACCACCGCCTATCCCTATTACCGGCTCAACGTCACCGCCAACCACAGTGGCAACATCCTGCAGATCGCCGAGCTCCAGCTCTCCAATGGAGATGACACGCCTCCACCGGTGACCGACATGAAGAGCGAGGTCGGCAAAGGCCCTGGTGGCTCGTGGAACGCCAAGCTCGGCGCCGGGTTCACCGGCACGCGCGCGCTGCGCTTCGCGGGCGCGGTCACGGCGAGCGGCCGCGGCTACTCCTACAACAAGCTCTTCGACGTCGACGTGCGGGTCACGCCGACGACGGAGCTGTCGTATCTGCTCTTCGTCGACTCGGCGACGAACAACCCGAACTACCCGAGCACCTACGCGGCGCTCGATCTCGCCTTCGACGACGGCACCTACCTGAGCGAGCTGAACGCCGTCGACCAGCACAACGCGGTGCTGAGCCCCGCGGGCCAGGGCGCTTCGCGCACGCTCTACCCCAACGAGTGGAACTACAAGGTTTCACGCATCGGTGACGTCGCCGCCGGCAAGACGATCAAGCGCATCCTGATTGGCTACGACCAGCCCAACGGCCCGGTCGCGGGCTTCGGTGGCTGGATCGACGACGTGCGGATCACGGCCACGCCCGTGCACACGACCCCCACGCATCTGTCGGACTACGTCACCACCCTGCGCGGCACCCACTCGAGCGGCAGCTACTCGCGCGGCAACAACTTTCCCGCGACGGCCATCCCGCACGGTTTCAACTTCTGGACCCCGGTGACCGACGCGAAATCGTCGAGCTGGCTCTACACGTACCACCGCGGCAACAACGCGGACAACCGCCCGGCGCTCCAGGCACTCGCCCTGAGCCACCAGCCGAGCCCGTGGATGGGTGACCGGCAGAGCTTCCAGGTCATGCCCTCGGCGGCCAAGGGCACGCCGACCGCCGACCGCGCCAATCGCGCCCTCGCCTTCCAGCACGAGAACGAGATCGCCCGGCCCTACTACTACGGCGTGAAGTTCGACAACGGCGTCCAGGCCGAGCTCACCCCCACGGACCACGCCGCGCTCTTCCGCTTCACGTTCCCCGGCGACGACGCGAGCCTCATCTTCGACAACGTCAACAACAACGGCGGGCTCACCCTCGATCCCTCGGCAAGCACGATCACGGGCTACTCCGACGCGCGCAGCGGCCTGTCGGAGGGCGCCTCGCGGATCTTCGTCTACGCCACGTTCGACCGGCCGGTGACCACGAGCGGCATGCTCTCCGGCGGCGGCGGCGCGAACGTGACCGGTTACTTCCGCTTCACCGTCCCGGCGGACGACCGCACCGTGACCATGCGCATCGCCACCTCGCTCATCAGCGTCGAGCAGGCCAAGAAGAACCTCGCGCTCGAGATCGCGGAGGGGGAGCGCTTCGATGACGTGAAGGCACGCGCCCAGAAGCTCTGGGATCAGAAGCTCGGCATCATCGAGGTCCAGGGCGCCAGTGAAGACCAGCTCACCACGGTCTATTCCAACCTGTACCGGCTGTTCCTCTATCCGAACTCGGGCTTCGAGAACACCGGCACGGCCACCGAACCCGTCTACGCGCACGCCAGCCCGGTGGCGGCGGCGAGCGGCACCAACACGCCCACGCAGACCGGCGCGAAGATCGTCAGCGGCAAGATCTACGTGAACAACGGCTTCTGGGACACCTACCGGGTGACCTGGCCGGCCTACGCGCTGTTCACGCCGACCACCGCGGGCGAGCTGATCGACGGCTTCGCGCAGCAGTACAGGGAAGGCGGCTGGATCGCGCGTTGGTCCTCGCCCGGCTACGCCGATCTCATGACCGGCACGAGTTCGGATGTCTCCTTCGCCGACGCCTACGTGAAGGGCGTCCGCAACTTCGACGCGGAGGCGATCTACGACGCGGCCCTGCGCAACGCGACGGTCCGGCCGGACAGCAACGGCGTCGGGCGCAAGGGGCTCGAGTCGTCGATCTTCCTCGGCTACACCCCGGCCTCCACCGGCTATGGCCTGTCGTGGGCGATGGCCGGCTATCTGAACGACTTCGGCATCGCGAACATGGCACGCGCGCTCGCCACGGACACGAACCACCCCCGCCACCAGGAGTTCGCCGAGAACGCGGAGTACTTCCTGGATCGCGCGCAGCAGTACGTGAACCTGTTCGATCCGGCGATCCAGTTCTTCCAGGGCAGGACGGCGAGCGGCGCGTTCGCGAAGACCCCAGCCAACTACGACCCGCGCGTCTGGGGCCACGACTACACCGAGACCAACGGCTGGAACATGGCCTTCGACGCGCCGTATGACGGCCTCGGACTCGCGGCCCTGTACGGCGGCAAGGCGGGGCTCGCCACGAAGCTCGACCAGTTCTTCGCCACACCGGAAACCGCGAGCTTCGGAGGCTCCTACGGCGGAGTCATCCACGAGATGGTGGAGGCGCGTGACGTGCGCATGGGGCAGCTCGGCCTGAGCAACCAGCCCTCGTTCCACATCCCGTACATGTACATCCACGCCGGGCAGCCGGCGAAGACGCAGGAGAAGGTCCGCGACGCGCTCGCGCGCCTCTTCGTCGGGAGCAACATCGGCCAGGGCTACCTCGGCGATGAGGACAATGGCGCGATGTCGGCGTGGCACCTCTTCAGCGCGCTCGGCTTCTACCCGCTCGGGGTGGGAAGCGAGAACTACGTCATCGGCTCACCGCTCTTCACCAAGGCGATCGTCCACCTCGAGAACGGCCGTGTCATCACCATCAACGCGCCGAACAACGGCCCGAAGAACGTCTACGTGCAAGCGCTGAGGGTCAACGGGCAGGCGTATACGAAGACCTACCTGACGCACGAGCAGCTCACCGCCGGCGCCACGCTCGACTTCGACATGGGCCCCTCGCCCTCCGCGTGGGGCACGGGGGCCGAGGACGCGCCGCCCTCGATCACCACCGATGGCAACGCCCCGAGCCCGATGCGCGACACCGCGAAGGGCGGCGTGGCCACGTCGAGCGACGGCACGGACGTCAACAAGCTCTTCGATGACACCTCGGCCACGACCGTGAGCTTCACCGCGGCGGACCCCGTGCTGAACTACCAGTTCGCCTCGGGCGGGCGGCAGGTCACCTTCTACACGCTGACGTCGGGCACCGGCACGGTCGACCCGACCGGCTGGACGCTGAGCGGCTCGAACGACGGGGTGAACTTCACGACCCTCGACCAGCGCAGCGCCCAGACGTTCCGCTGGCGCACGCAGACGCGCGCCTTCCGGGTCACCACCCCTGGCAACTACGCGTACTACCGCCTCGCGCTGACTGGCGCGGCGGGCATGTCGCTCGCCGAGGTCGAGCTGCTCGCCAGGCCATAA
- a CDS encoding helix-turn-helix domain-containing protein produces MYQRAQALLLVAEGYTLAQAAHVTGLSRPTVYFWLKRYVQQRRIEALRDEPRRGRPPAADCISPEQILLELSSPPSDWGYSTHIWTVVLLAGHLERRYGCPISPRTLRRRMKAMCAPLLAVP; encoded by the coding sequence GTGTACCAGCGTGCACAAGCGCTGCTGCTGGTAGCCGAGGGCTACACTCTGGCCCAGGCGGCACACGTCACGGGGTTGAGCCGACCGACGGTGTACTTCTGGCTCAAACGCTACGTGCAACAGCGGCGCATTGAAGCACTGCGCGACGAACCTCGCCGCGGACGGCCACCGGCCGCCGACTGCATCAGCCCGGAGCAGATACTCCTCGAACTCAGCAGCCCACCCTCGGACTGGGGCTATAGCACCCACATCTGGACGGTGGTGCTGCTGGCCGGGCACCTGGAGCGGCGCTACGGCTGCCCCATCAGTCCCCGCACCCTGCGCCGTCGCATGAAGGCCATGTGCGCTCCCCTGCTGGCTGTCCCCTGA
- a CDS encoding metallophosphoesterase, with the protein MIRFSFISTLILLGAVLGHVYLYRRLVRHLVASPALRRGIVGLFCAMGLLILLRSVLRDVLPEGFKEPVSVVLYAWMGAALFVVLALLVLDLGRWLVTMGWRVSRAPPVDAERRRFLARTVAGGALVSGGGTAVYGSWRALTPPQVTEVELKIPRLPRALDGLSIVQLTDIHVGPFIQRRYMDELVRRTNALRPDLVAITGDLVDGDVPTLGAHVAALGALRSRFGSFFVTGNHDYYSGDVEWVAFLESLGIQALRNRHVRIGDAGGSLDLVGVDDWSGGKRFNRRGYDLDQALAGREPDRAAVLLAHQPANFRVAAARGIDAQISGHTHGGQLPPMTFLIGLEWEYTAGLYQLGDSRIFVSRGCGFWGPPMRVGSPPEIVKLVLTA; encoded by the coding sequence ATGATCCGCTTCTCCTTCATCTCGACGCTCATCCTGCTCGGCGCGGTGCTGGGGCACGTGTACCTGTACCGGCGTCTGGTGCGGCACCTGGTGGCCAGCCCGGCCCTCCGGCGGGGGATCGTGGGGTTGTTCTGCGCCATGGGGCTCTTGATTCTGCTGCGGAGCGTGCTGCGAGACGTGCTGCCCGAGGGCTTCAAGGAGCCGGTCTCGGTGGTGTTGTACGCGTGGATGGGCGCGGCGCTCTTCGTGGTGCTCGCGTTGCTGGTGCTGGACCTGGGCCGGTGGCTCGTGACGATGGGGTGGCGGGTGTCGCGTGCGCCACCGGTGGACGCGGAGCGGCGGCGCTTCCTGGCGCGCACGGTGGCGGGCGGTGCGCTCGTGTCGGGGGGAGGGACGGCCGTCTACGGGAGCTGGCGGGCGCTCACGCCGCCCCAGGTGACGGAGGTGGAGCTGAAGATTCCCCGGCTGCCCCGGGCGCTGGACGGGCTGAGCATCGTGCAGCTCACGGACATCCACGTGGGGCCCTTCATCCAGCGGCGGTACATGGACGAGCTGGTGCGCCGCACCAACGCGCTGCGGCCGGATCTCGTGGCCATCACGGGGGATCTGGTGGATGGGGACGTGCCCACGCTTGGCGCACACGTCGCGGCGCTCGGCGCCCTGCGCTCTCGCTTCGGCAGCTTCTTCGTCACCGGCAACCACGACTACTACTCGGGGGATGTGGAGTGGGTGGCGTTCCTCGAGTCGCTCGGCATCCAGGCGCTGCGCAACCGTCATGTGAGGATTGGAGACGCGGGCGGCTCGCTGGACCTGGTCGGCGTGGACGACTGGAGCGGTGGGAAGCGCTTCAACCGACGGGGCTACGATCTCGATCAGGCACTCGCGGGGCGAGAGCCCGATCGGGCCGCGGTGCTGCTCGCGCACCAGCCGGCCAACTTCCGTGTCGCGGCGGCCCGGGGCATCGACGCGCAGATCTCCGGCCACACGCACGGAGGACAACTGCCGCCCATGACGTTCCTCATCGGTCTGGAGTGGGAGTACACGGCGGGGCTGTACCAACTGGGGGACTCACGGATCTTCGTGAGCCGGGGCTGCGGCTTCTGGGGCCCGCCGATGCGCGTGGGCAGCCCTCCAGAGATCGTCAAGCTGGTGCTGACGGCGTAG
- a CDS encoding PLP-dependent aminotransferase family protein has protein sequence MKGWDLTLDLHAPSTTPLFVRIARALEEDIRRGRLPPGAPLPGSRTLAASLGVHRNTVLAAYQELETQGWITTSAARATFVSPTLPDVPARSTAGAPRAAMPSQVGFSLPAAPLLRERLEPHRGALVMAGGVPDVRLLPSSALARAYRRALKLGGKRLLDYGDARGHPRLRAALAGMLSSLRGLAVRADELVITRGSQGALDLVARTLLRPGDTVAVEAIGYRPAWHALQLTGARLAPVPVDGEGLCVEALEALSRRTPVRAVYLTPHHHYPTTVTLSPARRLALMAWARAHRVALIEDDYDHEFHYDGHPVLPLASADRDGLVLYVGTLSKVLAPGLRLGFLAAPRPFLEHALGVREAVDRQGDFAVELAVAELLEEGEVQRHVRKMRGVYRDRRDALVGALERELAGALTVSPPAGGMALWARCAPDVDADAWARAAREEGVVFTPGSTYSFDGRPVPAVRLGFAALKQAELVEAVRRMVRARTCL, from the coding sequence ATGAAGGGCTGGGACCTGACGCTCGACCTCCATGCTCCGTCAACGACTCCTCTGTTCGTGCGCATCGCCCGAGCGCTGGAGGAGGACATCCGCCGTGGCCGGCTACCCCCTGGAGCGCCGCTGCCGGGGAGCCGGACCCTCGCGGCCTCCCTGGGTGTGCACCGCAACACGGTGCTCGCCGCCTACCAGGAGCTGGAGACCCAGGGGTGGATCACCACCTCGGCGGCACGGGCCACCTTCGTGTCGCCCACGTTGCCGGACGTGCCCGCCCGCTCCACCGCCGGTGCCCCCCGCGCGGCCATGCCCTCACAGGTGGGCTTCTCCCTCCCCGCCGCCCCCCTTCTCCGTGAGCGCCTCGAGCCCCACCGCGGCGCGCTCGTCATGGCGGGAGGCGTGCCCGACGTCCGGCTGCTTCCCTCCTCCGCCCTCGCGCGCGCCTACCGCCGGGCGTTGAAGCTCGGTGGCAAGCGGCTGCTCGACTACGGCGACGCGCGCGGCCACCCACGCCTGCGCGCCGCGCTCGCCGGGATGCTCTCCTCCCTGCGCGGGCTCGCCGTCCGCGCGGACGAGCTCGTCATCACCCGGGGCAGCCAGGGGGCGTTGGACCTGGTGGCTCGCACCCTGCTGCGCCCCGGGGATACCGTGGCGGTGGAAGCCATCGGATACCGTCCCGCCTGGCATGCGCTCCAGCTCACAGGGGCTCGCCTCGCGCCCGTCCCGGTGGATGGCGAGGGATTGTGCGTGGAAGCACTCGAGGCGCTCTCCCGGCGCACGCCGGTGCGCGCGGTGTACCTCACGCCCCACCACCACTACCCCACCACCGTGACCCTCTCCCCGGCGCGGCGGCTCGCGTTGATGGCGTGGGCGCGCGCCCACCGCGTGGCCCTCATCGAGGACGATTACGATCACGAGTTCCACTACGACGGGCACCCCGTGCTGCCGTTGGCGAGCGCGGATCGGGACGGGCTGGTGCTGTACGTGGGCACGCTGTCCAAGGTGCTGGCGCCCGGTCTGCGCCTGGGCTTCCTCGCCGCGCCCCGCCCCTTCCTGGAGCACGCCCTCGGGGTGCGCGAGGCGGTGGACCGGCAGGGGGACTTCGCCGTGGAGCTGGCCGTGGCCGAGCTGTTGGAGGAGGGCGAGGTGCAGCGCCACGTGCGCAAGATGCGAGGCGTCTACCGCGACCGGCGCGATGCCCTGGTGGGGGCGCTCGAGCGGGAGCTGGCGGGGGCGCTCACCGTCTCGCCGCCCGCGGGGGGAATGGCCCTGTGGGCTCGGTGTGCGCCGGACGTGGATGCCGACGCCTGGGCCCGCGCGGCACGGGAGGAAGGAGTCGTCTTCACCCCGGGGAGCACCTACAGCTTCGACGGGCGTCCCGTGCCCGCCGTGCGGCTGGGCTTCGCGGCCCTGAAGCAAGCCGAGCTCGTGGAGGCCGTGCGGCGCATGGTGCGCGCACGGACTTGCCTGTGA
- a CDS encoding pyridoxamine 5'-phosphate oxidase family protein — MNTPPPSERGTVRRLPQRASYDEAVIHAILDEGLVAHVGIAVEGQPYVIPMVYGRIGRHLYLHGASVSRLARQLAQGIPACLTVTLLDGLVLARSAFHHSANYRSVVVLGTAVPVTDAEEKTRALEAITNHALRGRWAEVRPPNAQEMKATSVLRLPLEEASAKVRTGPPHDDEEDLSLECWAGVLPLRLVTLAPEQAPDLREGIQPPVSLFESRFRRDLAAR; from the coding sequence ATGAACACACCTCCTCCCAGTGAACGCGGCACCGTCCGCCGGCTCCCACAGCGTGCCTCCTACGACGAGGCCGTCATTCACGCCATCCTCGATGAGGGCCTGGTGGCCCACGTGGGGATAGCGGTGGAGGGCCAGCCGTATGTCATTCCCATGGTCTACGGCCGCATCGGACGGCACCTGTACCTTCATGGCGCCTCGGTGAGCCGGCTGGCCCGGCAGCTCGCCCAGGGCATACCGGCCTGCCTCACGGTGACGTTGTTGGATGGCCTCGTCCTCGCGCGCTCCGCGTTCCACCACAGCGCGAACTACCGCTCCGTGGTGGTGCTGGGCACGGCGGTGCCGGTGACGGACGCCGAGGAGAAGACGCGGGCATTGGAGGCCATCACGAACCATGCCCTGCGCGGCCGCTGGGCCGAGGTGCGCCCGCCCAACGCCCAGGAGATGAAGGCGACGTCCGTGCTGCGGCTGCCCCTGGAGGAGGCCTCGGCGAAGGTCCGCACCGGACCGCCTCACGACGACGAGGAAGATCTGTCGTTGGAGTGTTGGGCGGGGGTGCTCCCGCTGCGCCTCGTGACCCTTGCACCCGAGCAGGCGCCGGATCTTCGCGAGGGCATCCAGCCACCCGTGTCCCTGTTCGAATCCCGATTCCGCCGCGACCTGGCGGCGCGCTAG
- a CDS encoding ion transporter, translating into MPHPSEQSAPSGLRARLHEIIFESDTPAGRAFDVALLWAIVLSVLAVMLESVESISVQHGQTIRVLEWCFTGLFTLEYVLRLLSVKRPLRYALSFFGLVDLLAILPSVLSLMLPGMQSLLVVRVLRLLRVFRVLKLASFLGEADVLLTALRASRRKIIVFLGAVLSTVVIMGAVMYMVEGRANGFDSIPRGMYWAIVTMTTVGYGDLSPKTVPGQFIASVLMIMGYGILAVPTGIVSVELAQATRQHAIDPRACPGCGLQGHDLDAHHCKHCGTAL; encoded by the coding sequence GTGCCACATCCATCCGAGCAGAGCGCTCCGTCGGGACTCCGGGCGCGGCTGCACGAAATCATCTTCGAGTCGGACACCCCGGCGGGCCGCGCCTTCGATGTGGCATTGCTGTGGGCCATCGTGCTCAGCGTCCTCGCGGTGATGCTCGAGAGCGTGGAGTCCATCAGCGTCCAGCATGGGCAGACCATCCGCGTCCTCGAGTGGTGTTTCACCGGGCTCTTCACACTGGAGTACGTGCTGCGGCTGCTGTCGGTGAAACGGCCGCTGCGCTATGCGCTGAGCTTCTTCGGGCTGGTGGATCTGCTGGCCATCCTGCCCTCGGTGCTGAGCTTGATGCTGCCCGGCATGCAGTCCCTGCTGGTGGTGCGGGTGCTCCGCCTGCTGCGCGTCTTCCGCGTACTCAAGCTCGCCAGCTTCCTCGGGGAGGCGGACGTGCTGCTCACCGCGCTCCGGGCCAGTCGGCGGAAGATCATCGTCTTCCTCGGGGCGGTGCTGAGCACGGTCGTCATCATGGGCGCGGTGATGTACATGGTGGAGGGGCGCGCCAACGGCTTCGACAGCATCCCGCGGGGGATGTATTGGGCCATCGTGACGATGACCACGGTGGGCTACGGAGACCTCTCGCCCAAGACGGTGCCCGGACAGTTCATCGCCTCGGTGTTGATGATCATGGGCTACGGCATCCTCGCGGTGCCCACGGGCATCGTGTCCGTGGAGCTCGCCCAGGCGACCCGGCAGCACGCCATCGACCCGCGCGCCTGTCCCGGCTGCGGCCTGCAGGGCCACGACCTGGACGCGCACCACTGCAAGCACTGCGGCACCGCCCTCTGA
- a CDS encoding type VI immunity family protein, which produces MNASYPRIRHRGTALIRRRLSAEAPPRVKRELLARDVVRLAFYLPHDHPDIASGVNHAIESYLRAVGQGPGTIHHAVINDDEGDALTEERWNYIRELLRPERPFRFIEELDEATAHRLEKRGYATQLLLDGGWRGRNGYQLWYHARLPWRVPSQDSVSIFTATLPTEYLELHGAMRVRDLALDMASRLRFASGHVGLALHFYWMLRTEDERLRTELARYPGIDLRTAWLPPTRLGVRVDGVHWLNFLAQPVLGQLGGTAVLRSRLHAPETTVHELDEERVVVSLGERPEAGDLSTRQTLPAYRELARVLEPWLEPLRLSEQTRSDKPPRYSDMRFTKDEAQRWWRRFLD; this is translated from the coding sequence ATGAACGCGTCTTATCCACGCATCCGTCATCGCGGCACTGCGCTCATTCGCCGGAGGCTTTCCGCCGAAGCCCCGCCTCGCGTGAAAAGGGAACTTCTCGCGCGAGACGTGGTGCGCCTCGCTTTCTACCTCCCGCACGATCATCCGGACATCGCTTCTGGCGTGAATCACGCGATTGAGAGCTATCTGCGTGCGGTCGGGCAGGGTCCCGGAACAATCCATCATGCAGTCATCAATGACGACGAAGGCGACGCACTGACCGAGGAGCGCTGGAACTACATCCGCGAGCTTCTCCGCCCCGAACGACCGTTCCGTTTCATCGAAGAGCTGGACGAGGCCACTGCTCACCGACTGGAGAAGAGGGGTTATGCCACTCAACTACTTCTGGATGGAGGATGGCGTGGTCGCAACGGCTACCAACTTTGGTACCATGCCCGCCTTCCCTGGCGCGTACCCTCGCAAGACTCCGTGAGCATCTTCACCGCAACGCTCCCGACGGAGTACCTGGAACTGCATGGAGCCATGAGGGTGCGCGATCTGGCCCTGGACATGGCTTCTCGGCTTCGATTCGCCTCGGGCCACGTGGGCCTTGCTCTTCACTTCTACTGGATGCTGCGTACCGAGGACGAACGCCTCCGTACCGAACTCGCCCGCTACCCAGGGATCGATCTACGCACAGCTTGGCTCCCCCCGACACGGCTTGGCGTCCGGGTCGATGGCGTCCATTGGCTCAACTTCCTCGCGCAGCCCGTGCTGGGCCAGCTCGGTGGAACCGCTGTCCTTCGTTCCCGCCTTCACGCACCGGAAACCACCGTGCACGAACTCGATGAGGAGCGCGTCGTTGTCTCACTGGGTGAGCGCCCCGAGGCAGGAGACCTGTCCACCCGACAGACGCTCCCCGCGTATCGCGAACTCGCACGAGTGCTGGAGCCCTGGCTTGAGCCTCTGCGCTTATCGGAGCAGACCCGGTCCGACAAGCCACCTCGCTACTCCGACATGCGCTTTACCAAAGACGAAGCACAGCGCTGGTGGAGACGATTCCTCGACTGA